ACCTCACCATCGACGTCGCCGGGCACCGGGTCACGCGCGGCGACGAGGTGTTCTCCCTGACGCCGCTGGAGTTCGACCTCCTCGTCTGCCTGGCCCGCAAGCCCTGGCAGGTCTTCACCCGCGAGGTGCTGCTGCAGGAGGTCTGGGGCTACCGCCACGCGGCGGACACCCGGCTGGTCAACGTCCACGTCCAGCGGCTGCGCTCGAAGATCGAGCACGACCCGGAGAACCCCGAGGTCGTCGTCACCGTCCGGGGCGTGGGCTACAAGGCGGGCTGAGCCGTGCTGGCGTCCGCCCGCAGCGCCCTCGCCCGGGCGGCCGCGTCCGCAGCCCGCCTGTGGCGGCGATCGCTGCAGGCCCGGGTGGTCCTCAGCACCGTCGCGCTCACCGCGCTGGTGGTGGCGCTGCTCGGGGTCGCGCTGCTGCGCCAGATCTCCGACGGGCTGGTGGGGGAGCGGGTCGAGGTGGCGCTCGCCGAGGCCGGGCAGAGCAGCGCCGAGGTGCAGAAGAGCCTGAGCGCGGCGAGCACCGACTTCGACGTCGAGGCCCAGCTGTCCGACCTCGCGGCCCGGGTGGTCGAGCGCGGGCGCTCCCAAGGGTACGACGTGGTGCTGATCGGGCCGCTGGCGACCAGTCCCGGCAGCACCGGCGACGGCACGGGACCCACCGGCGGCGGCCAGCGCTTCAGCCCCGGGCTCGACCCGACCAGCGTGCCGCCGGCCCTGCGCCGGAAGGTGGAGTCGCCCACGGGCGGGGGGGACGGGTGGACCTACACCGAGCTGCGCAGCGGTGGTGGCGCGACGGGCAGCGACGAGCCGACCCGCGTGCCGGCGGTCGTCGTGGGCTCGCGGCTGGTCCTGCCGGCCGACGGCGGCACCTACGCGCTCTACCACCTGTTCCCGATGGGCCAGGAGGAGCAGACGCTCGCGCTGGTGCGCCGGGCGCTGCTCACCAGCGGCCTGCTGCTCATGCTCCTGGTGGCCGGGGTCGCGTTCCTGGTCGCCCGCCAGGTGGTGACCCCGGTCCGGCTGGCCCGGCGGGTGGCGGAGCGCATCGCCTCGGGCCGTCTCGAGGAGCGCATGCAGGTGCGGGGCGAGGACGACATCGCGCGCCTGGCCGGCTCGTTCAACCAGATGGCCGCCTCGCTGCAGAAGCAGATCCGTGCCCTGGAGGACATGTCAGCGGGGCAGCGGCGCTTCGTCTCCGACGTGTCCCACGAGCTGCGGACCCCCCTGACCACCGTGCGGATGGCCGCCGACGTGCTCCACGACGGCCGGCACCGGTTCGACCCGGTGACCGCCCGGTCCGCCGAGCTGCTGCACACCGAGCTCGACCGCTTCGAGAACCTCCTCACCGGCCTGCTCGAGATCAGCCGCTTCGACGCCGGCGCGGCCACGATGCACCTGGACCGGGTCGACCTGGTCGACGTCGCCCGCCGCGTGGTGGGCTCGATGTCGCTGCTGGCCGAGGACGCCGGCGTACGCCTGGTCCTCCTCCCGCCCGACCTGCCGTGCGTGGTCGAGGCCGACGCGTTG
This genomic window from Nocardioides marmoribigeumensis contains:
- the mtrB gene encoding MtrAB system histidine kinase MtrB, which gives rise to MLASARSALARAAASAARLWRRSLQARVVLSTVALTALVVALLGVALLRQISDGLVGERVEVALAEAGQSSAEVQKSLSAASTDFDVEAQLSDLAARVVERGRSQGYDVVLIGPLATSPGSTGDGTGPTGGGQRFSPGLDPTSVPPALRRKVESPTGGGDGWTYTELRSGGGATGSDEPTRVPAVVVGSRLVLPADGGTYALYHLFPMGQEEQTLALVRRALLTSGLLLMLLVAGVAFLVARQVVTPVRLARRVAERIASGRLEERMQVRGEDDIARLAGSFNQMAASLQKQIRALEDMSAGQRRFVSDVSHELRTPLTTVRMAADVLHDGRHRFDPVTARSAELLHTELDRFENLLTGLLEISRFDAGAATMHLDRVDLVDVARRVVGSMSLLAEDAGVRLVLLPPDLPCVVEADALRVERVVRNLVGNAIDYARPAIVPDIEVRVAGNDTACALTVRDHGVGLAPGDETRVFNRFWRADPARARTTGGTGLGLAIAREDARLHGGWLEAWGRPGEGAQFRLTLPRRAGEDPVSSPLPLQPEPAPSRAVTR